GCATGCGGGTTATTCACGAAGAAAAACCGGGGAAAAGTGCCGCATGGAATAAGTATATTCATGTTCATGCCTGCGCGAAGGCCTCCTGTTTTATACTGATGGATGCCGATATTGATTTTGTCGAGCAGGATGTACTGGAAAAACTGGTAAAGGCACTGGATGAGCATCAGGACGCCGTTGTCTCGGTAGACGTGCCTGTGAAGGATGTCGCTTTTCATGCGCATAAATCGGTCAAAGATCGATTGTCGGTGGCCTCGGCGTCGCTTGCCGCTACGGGGGCACCCAAGTTGTGCGGGCAGTTGTATTGCGTACGAAGGGAAGCCGTTTGCTCGCTGTGGCTTCCTGACGGGTTGCTCGTGGAGGATGGATTTCTCAGGGCGATGCTTTTGACGGATAATTTTTCCCAACCCGAGAATGTGCGCCGTATTGTCCGAGTATCTGACGTGCATCACCGCTTTGAAGCAGAGACGGGATTTTGGTCTTTGTTTCGCCATGAAAGACGCATTTTCAACGGAACGGCCGTTAATGTCATCCTGTTTGGTGCGTTACATGCCATGGCTGAAAATCAGGTGGAAATCGGGCCATGGATTAAGGAACAGAACGAAGAGCATCCCGACTGGCTGCGTGAGATGGTTGCCGACTCGTTACAACGTGCGGGCCGGCATGGTGGCATGGCTTGGGAGATGGTTGGCTTGCCATGGATGCAATGGCGCAAAATGCGTGGAAAGCAGGCATTGCGCTGTTTGCCGGGTGCGTTGATCCGGACGCTTTTTAATCTGCTGGTCGGGGTGGCCTCGGCTTATGACGTGAGGAAGGGAGCCATGTCGTGGTAGCCTCTGAATATGCCGTATTATTGGTGGGCCCCTATCGTCGTGAGCAGCGCGTATCGAGTATGATGTTTTTCATCGAGGCGTTGGAGCGGGGGTTGAAAGAACGTCATATTCCTGTTGAAACTATTTACCCTGAAGTGCGCTTCGGGGGGCTCTCTGCAGCCATTACGCTGATTTCTAAGCTGCTGGCTGCTGTCGATAAGCTGGTTCTCTTTCCATGGGTATTGCGTCGCCGTGTTCGTAACATGCAGAAGAATGGAACTGTTGTGGTTCACGTGGTCGATCAGGCCTATGCAAATTATACGTATTGTTTGAAAGGAATACCGCATGTTGTGACGTGTCATGATGTGATTTCTCTTCAGGCAACGGAAGGCGAGCTGGCGGAACATACGGAGCCGTTGCGTACACGATTGTATCAGCGGATGTTGCAGCGGTCTTTGGCTAAGGCACCCTGTGTGGTGTCGATTACGCAGACAACAAAGGATCACCTGCTGCGTTTGACAGGACGTGATTCCGTTTCAACTCCGGTGGTGTATGATGGACTGCATTATCCCTACCGCCCCATGGATGCGGCGGAGGCACGCACGGTGCTGGCAGGGAAATGGACGAATCCGCCGGATGACGTCGGATCCTGTTTCATGCATATCGGTATTAATATCTGGTATAAGAACAGGATGGGGGTTTTGGATATTTTTCGAGAATGGTCGGTGCGGTATCCAGACCCTCCGATGCACTTGCTTATGATCGGTCCTCCTCCTACCGAAGAAATGAAGGCACGCGTGAGGGACTGGGGGATGGAACCCGTCGTTCATTGGGTCAGCGGCCTGTCTAATGAGGAGGTTCGCGCGGCGTACAGTCTGGCTCAGGCACTTATTTTCCCGTCTTTTTTGGAGGGATTCGGCTGGCCGCTGATTGAAGCAATGGCTTGCGGCTGTCCGGTGTTTGTGTCGAATAGATTACCTATGACGGAGGTGGGAGCCGACGCAGCGCGCTATTTTGATCCATCAGAACCGGCGAACGCGGTGCAGGTTCTTGCGGAGGGAATGGCTGATCGTGGCGGCATGGTCGAACGCGGCTTGAAACGTGCGGAGCTGTTCTCGGCAGATCATATGTTGTCAGGCTACTTGGCGGCCTATGAGCAGGCATTGGAGATGATGCAATGATCGGTGCGGTGGTGATTGCGAGAAATGAGGGGGAACGGCTTAAAACGTGTCTTCGCTCCATCATTAAAAGCGTGCCTGCCTGCGTTTATGTGGATTCGGGCTCCACCGATGGTAGTCCGGAATTTGCGGAATCGCTGGGGATTCAGGTTCTTCGACTGGATATGTCGATTCCCTTTTCCATGGCGCGTGCACGCAATGAGGGATTTGATGTGCTCGATACGCAGTTTGATGACCTGGAATATGTTCAGTTTATTGATGGCGACTGCGAAATGCGAGACGGCTGGCTGGGGCGGGCGGCTGATTTTCTTGGATCACATGAGCGCGTGGCGGCGGTGTGCGGTCGTCGCAGAGAGCGGTATCCTGATGCGTCCATCTTCAACCGTCTGGCCGATATGGAGTGGGATCGACCTGCCGGAAAGGCGGAAGCCTGTGGCGGAGATGCGCTGGTTCGTATGACAGCTTTTCGCGAAGTGAAGGGGTATCGGATCGAGCTTATTGCCGGCGAAGAACCGGAAATGTGTTTTCGTTTACGCGGGGCCGGTTGGGATATCTGGCGACTTGACGAGGAAATGACATGGCACGATGCACATATTTTGTTGTTTTCCGCGTGGCTGCGTCGTCACGTCCGCGGCGGATATGGTGCTCTGGATGTTTTTCAGCGGCTTAAAGGACAAATGCCTGATGATCAGATACCGTTCTATTCCATGGTGCGTTCTGCCCGTCGCTGGACGTTGCAGTGGCTGGGCGTGACAGTTGTGGCGACGATTTTAACAACGAACTTGGCCAAAGGGCAACTATGGGCCTGCGGGATAACGTGTATGGTGTTTTTAGCACTCTGGTGGGCGCAAGCGGCACGACTGGCCGTAAAAGAACATCAATCGGGGAGCTCATGGAATATTTCTTTGAAATATGGTGCTTTGACGATGATCAGTAAGTGGGCTCAAATGTGGGGACAGATGCGGTTCTTTTGGGATCGATTCCGGGGTCGAAAAGCAGTGCTCATTGAATATAAAGGAAGGGATACTGCTACAGATCAAAAAAAAATGTCGGCGTGGCAGGCCGATAAAGCACGTTATCCAAAGCATGCTTTTGTGCGGGAACAATCGCTCTGGGCACTGGCGGTTTACCGATTTGGCCGCTGGAATGATGCCCGCCGGCGGACGTGGAGTCAGCGCATTAATGATCGTTTATACTGGTTCCTTTTTCGTTTGGTGGAAACGCTGACTGGCGTGAGTTTCACGAAGCAGGCAGACATCGGGCCTGGCTTGCGGATTTATCATTTTGGTAATATATTTATACACTCGAATGTTGTTATGGGTAGTAACTGTACAATCCGGCAGGGGGTGACAATCGGAAACCGAGTCGAAGACGGGGGCGTTCCTGTGCTCGGCGACGGGGTTGAGGTCGGGG
The nucleotide sequence above comes from Spartobacteria bacterium. Encoded proteins:
- a CDS encoding glycosyltransferase is translated as MIWSRSVTAKCPKSLKQILRQLWMIRLGGGRRPVISIGLFAHNEESHIEATLTSLAQQTLWAKTEDVECLIIANGCTDATVAVAEACCGRLDCGSRMRVIHEEKPGKSAAWNKYIHVHACAKASCFILMDADIDFVEQDVLEKLVKALDEHQDAVVSVDVPVKDVAFHAHKSVKDRLSVASASLAATGAPKLCGQLYCVRREAVCSLWLPDGLLVEDGFLRAMLLTDNFSQPENVRRIVRVSDVHHRFEAETGFWSLFRHERRIFNGTAVNVILFGALHAMAENQVEIGPWIKEQNEEHPDWLREMVADSLQRAGRHGGMAWEMVGLPWMQWRKMRGKQALRCLPGALIRTLFNLLVGVASAYDVRKGAMSW
- a CDS encoding glycosyltransferase family 1 protein, with amino-acid sequence MVASEYAVLLVGPYRREQRVSSMMFFIEALERGLKERHIPVETIYPEVRFGGLSAAITLISKLLAAVDKLVLFPWVLRRRVRNMQKNGTVVVHVVDQAYANYTYCLKGIPHVVTCHDVISLQATEGELAEHTEPLRTRLYQRMLQRSLAKAPCVVSITQTTKDHLLRLTGRDSVSTPVVYDGLHYPYRPMDAAEARTVLAGKWTNPPDDVGSCFMHIGINIWYKNRMGVLDIFREWSVRYPDPPMHLLMIGPPPTEEMKARVRDWGMEPVVHWVSGLSNEEVRAAYSLAQALIFPSFLEGFGWPLIEAMACGCPVFVSNRLPMTEVGADAARYFDPSEPANAVQVLAEGMADRGGMVERGLKRAELFSADHMLSGYLAAYEQALEMMQ